A section of the Triticum dicoccoides isolate Atlit2015 ecotype Zavitan chromosome 7A, WEW_v2.0, whole genome shotgun sequence genome encodes:
- the LOC119333410 gene encoding uncharacterized protein LOC119333410, protein MAAPARTAAASARGLHHLLRGLCTTEAPPSPLSPSELDAISALIPRLISEGQVPAVGRLLSAALLLPGSPERLPSPPLAEHLASLPTLTPGFALLTALRHHPVRPSPLPLATPLLGHLLAMHHAREAAFVLRWLCRLDSPRRPVAGFCRFGDPRSALVALDEMASDGVPPSLELQEAVRDAMLQDARIEEAWALEEAMRPPESKKTGTKATRQERELRVREREKKKWKEEEKERGRVRGRPGPDRRWWCSGGWPAAWRGGGQGGAGVTP, encoded by the exons atgg ctgcCCCTGCTCGCACCGCCGCGGCCTCTGCTCGTGGCCTCCACCATCTCCTTCGGGGCCTCTGCACAACGGAagcgcctccctcccccctctccccgtccgagctcgacgccatctccGCACTCATCCCACGACTCATCTCTGAGGGCCAGGTCCCCGCCGTCGGCCGCCTCCTCTCCGCGGCACTCCTCCTGCCCGGCTCCCCGGAGCGCCTCCCGTCCCCCCCGCTCGCGGAGCACCTCGCCTCCCTCCCCACGCTCACCCCGGGCTTCGCCCTGCTCACCGCGCTCCGCCACCACCCCGTCCGCCCCTCGCCGCTCCCGCTCGCCACCCCGCTCCTCGGCCACCTCCTCGCGATGCACCACGCCCGCGAGGCCGCTTTCGTGCTCCGCTGGCTCTGCCGCCTCGACTCCCCACGCCGGCCCGTCGCCGGGTTCTGCAGGTTCGGGGACCCCAGGAGCGCGCTCGTCGCCCTCGACGAGATGGCCTCCGACGGGGTTCCGCCCTCACTGGAGCTGCAGGAGGCGGTGCGGGATGCGATGCTGCAGGACGCGAGGATCGAGGAGGCGTGGGCGCTGGAGGAGGCTATGCGGCCGCCGGAGTCCAAGAAGACGGGAACCAAGGCGACGCGTCAAGAGAGAGAgcttcgggtgagagagagagagaagaaaaaatggAAGGAGGAAGAGAAGGAGAGAGGCAGGGTGCGGGGACGACCTGGTCCTGATCGCCGGTGGTGGTGCTCCGGTGGCTGGCCGGCGGCGTGGCGAGGAGGAGGCCAGGGCGGGGCGGGGGTTACG CCCTAG